In Chitinophaga varians, the following are encoded in one genomic region:
- a CDS encoding histidine kinase dimerization/phospho-acceptor domain-containing protein encodes MLRLRTKLILGLTFLFAVTLAISMQGIYRIYQLDRDARLILQQNLHSIVYCNNMLQALETRPVQLASLKEDLALQQRNITEHGEDAATAAAAATVKKLQADPENEELIKSLRQEVLRIAIINQEAISRKSAVASKTASNAILALSVFTLLSLSVYIIFIFSFPQIISRPVGLLANGIRQIAEKNYRARIDLRPGDEFGQLAAGINNMAEKLHGYENSNIEQLKAEKARMETIINLMHDGVIGFDERRNILFMNTVAKRLCGQVKAPGNTVLDTIIHHPAQQRLTISHAGQTYTFVKEVMTVENNRDAIGEVMVLRDISAIQELAAAKTKFIATASHELKTPIASMQMSLGLLADARTGPLLPGQLELVNSLEEDVDRILKISSEILDATDEQLQMI; translated from the coding sequence ATGTTACGGTTAAGAACAAAACTGATCCTCGGCCTTACCTTCCTGTTTGCCGTGACATTAGCCATCAGTATGCAGGGTATTTACCGCATTTATCAGCTGGACCGTGATGCGCGATTGATCTTACAGCAAAACCTGCATTCTATTGTTTACTGTAATAATATGTTGCAGGCGCTGGAAACACGGCCGGTGCAACTGGCCTCCCTGAAGGAGGACCTGGCCCTGCAGCAGCGGAACATAACGGAGCATGGAGAAGATGCGGCTACGGCCGCTGCAGCGGCCACGGTGAAAAAACTACAGGCAGACCCGGAGAATGAGGAGTTGATCAAATCCCTGCGCCAGGAGGTGTTGAGGATTGCCATCATTAACCAGGAAGCCATATCCCGCAAAAGTGCCGTGGCATCCAAAACCGCGTCCAACGCTATTTTAGCCTTATCTGTATTTACCCTGCTGTCGCTCAGCGTGTATATCATTTTTATCTTCAGTTTCCCACAGATCATCAGCAGGCCGGTAGGACTGCTGGCTAACGGTATCCGTCAGATAGCGGAGAAAAACTACCGTGCCCGCATCGACCTGCGCCCCGGTGACGAGTTTGGACAACTGGCGGCAGGGATTAATAATATGGCGGAAAAGCTGCATGGCTATGAAAACAGCAACATCGAACAACTGAAAGCGGAAAAAGCAAGGATGGAGACCATCATCAACCTGATGCATGACGGCGTGATCGGGTTTGATGAAAGACGGAATATCCTGTTTATGAATACCGTGGCCAAACGGTTATGCGGACAGGTGAAAGCGCCCGGTAATACAGTGCTGGACACCATCATTCATCACCCTGCGCAACAGCGGCTGACGATCAGCCACGCCGGCCAGACTTACACTTTTGTTAAAGAAGTAATGACCGTGGAAAATAACCGGGACGCGATCGGAGAAGTGATGGTATTGCGCGATATCAGCGCTATACAGGAACTGGCCGCTGCCAAGACTAAATTTATTGCTACAGCCTCTCATGAACTGAAAACTCCCATTGCGTCCATGCAGATGAGCCTTGGCCTGCTGGCCGATGCCCGCACCGGCCCTCTGCTGCCGGGTCAGCTCGAGCTGGTCAACAGCCTGGAGGAAGATGTGGACCGCATCCTGAAAATCAGCAGCGAAATCCTGGATGCAACAGATGAACAACTGCAAATGATTTGA
- a CDS encoding sigma-54-dependent transcriptional regulator, whose product MTTGNILLVEDEEKVRHLLKRIIALEGFNVQDCANIKSARRLMEDTPVDVVLCDVMLPDGNGIDLVTYVRERQLPAEIILLTAYGNISDSVRAIKSGAFDYLTKGNDNTRIIPLLFRAMEKVRLQQRIQHLETRIGTSYASFQEIIGTAPGIKAARQLAAQAAPSDAPVLLLGETGTGKEMFAQAIHNASCRAARDFVAINCSAIGKDILESELFGYKAGAFTGAVKNKKGLMEEAHQGTLFLDEIGEMPLELQAKLLRVLESGEFIKVGDTKPTKTDIRIIAATNREVTKEITEGRFREDLFYRLNMFTVRLPALREREEDIPLFAAYFMQLFAAKSGKAVSGMTSDFVAQLKQHDWRGNIRELKNVMERAVIVAQGLELTPETLPLEVRWHKGGRQSTGTFDLANVEREHIQWVIRYAAGNKTKAARLLNIGLSTLYRKMDEYSLAR is encoded by the coding sequence ATGACAACGGGAAACATCTTGTTAGTGGAAGATGAGGAGAAGGTCCGTCATCTGCTGAAACGTATTATCGCACTCGAAGGATTTAACGTACAGGATTGCGCCAATATTAAATCTGCCCGCCGCCTAATGGAAGATACGCCGGTAGATGTGGTGCTGTGCGATGTGATGTTGCCGGATGGCAATGGGATCGATCTGGTGACCTATGTCAGGGAGAGACAGCTGCCGGCGGAAATTATCCTGTTGACGGCTTATGGCAACATCTCCGATAGTGTGCGCGCCATCAAATCAGGGGCTTTTGATTATCTTACCAAAGGCAATGACAACACGCGTATCATACCTTTGCTTTTCCGCGCAATGGAAAAAGTACGACTGCAACAACGTATTCAGCACCTGGAAACACGCATCGGGACCAGTTATGCTTCTTTTCAGGAAATCATCGGCACCGCCCCGGGTATCAAAGCTGCCCGCCAACTGGCCGCACAGGCTGCTCCCAGCGATGCACCGGTACTGTTGCTGGGAGAAACCGGCACGGGAAAAGAAATGTTCGCGCAAGCGATCCACAACGCGAGCTGTCGGGCGGCAAGAGATTTTGTGGCCATTAACTGCAGCGCTATTGGAAAAGATATCCTGGAAAGTGAACTGTTCGGATACAAAGCGGGCGCCTTTACCGGCGCCGTCAAAAATAAAAAAGGACTGATGGAAGAAGCACATCAGGGTACGCTCTTCCTGGACGAGATCGGGGAAATGCCCCTGGAGCTACAGGCAAAGCTGTTGCGCGTGCTCGAATCCGGTGAATTTATCAAGGTAGGGGATACCAAACCAACGAAAACGGATATACGTATTATCGCGGCCACCAACCGTGAAGTGACCAAAGAAATAACAGAAGGCCGTTTCCGGGAAGATCTTTTTTACCGATTAAATATGTTTACGGTCCGGTTGCCGGCACTGCGCGAAAGAGAGGAGGATATCCCTCTCTTTGCCGCTTATTTTATGCAGCTGTTCGCCGCTAAAAGTGGTAAAGCTGTAAGCGGTATGACCAGTGATTTTGTGGCGCAGCTAAAACAGCATGACTGGCGCGGTAATATCCGGGAGCTGAAAAACGTGATGGAGAGGGCCGTTATCGTGGCACAAGGCCTGGAGCTGACACCGGAAACATTGCCACTGGAGGTACGCTGGCATAAAGGGGGCCGCCAAAGTACCGGCACCTTCGATCTGGCGAACGTGGAAAGGGAGCATATACAATGGGTGATCCGTTACGCCGCCGGAAACAAGACCAAAGCCGCACGGCTGCTGAACATTGGCTTGTCGACACTGTACCGCAAAATGGACGAATACAGCCTGGCCAGGTAA
- a CDS encoding outer membrane beta-barrel protein, whose amino-acid sequence MKHGFMILLMLSMTLSEGYAQQDTTHASATATDSSGNGRSLPSPLSAPPFPGGEWVGNPLIGIPSDAPDYPLTKLLGLAQNKSRIKIYGWADVGANFSTSKNSNAPTSYNLVPNRVVLDQLILRIERQPNTVQREHADWGFVVDNIFGTDYRYTLAKGIFSDQLLKDNHLYGYDPTQVYAMLYLPKIAEGLLIKVGRFISPADIEAQWAPDNYLYSHSLMFTVDPYTFTGVHAALRLNAHWQLFAGVHGGNDMAPWSKSSSVNGLFMARWVSGNNNNSLYGGINSLGRGYYKNEHDNLQMAVLTWGHRFSSMVHMNTEVYYMWQHDAAVGGTAIDGPAKEWYMNTGLGDIIPGVASAVGAVNYFQVQLSPAKDYLCVRNDLLNDPQGNRTGFSTLYTSHTIGWVHHFSPLLRIRPEVRYERAWRNDATPYDNGLRRDQFTAAMDLIVRF is encoded by the coding sequence ATGAAACACGGATTTATGATCCTGCTGATGTTGTCAATGACATTATCTGAAGGATACGCACAACAAGACACCACACATGCATCAGCCACTGCAACGGACAGCAGCGGCAATGGCAGGAGCCTGCCGTCACCCCTCTCTGCACCACCGTTTCCCGGTGGTGAATGGGTGGGCAATCCGCTGATCGGCATACCCAGCGACGCACCGGATTATCCGTTAACGAAACTGCTGGGCCTCGCCCAAAACAAAAGCCGCATTAAAATTTACGGATGGGCGGATGTTGGTGCCAACTTTAGTACCTCCAAAAACTCCAATGCCCCCACATCCTACAATCTCGTTCCCAACAGGGTAGTACTGGACCAACTGATACTGCGCATTGAGCGGCAGCCTAATACTGTGCAGCGGGAACATGCCGACTGGGGTTTTGTGGTTGACAACATTTTCGGCACTGACTATCGTTACACGCTGGCAAAAGGCATCTTCAGCGATCAGCTGCTCAAAGACAACCATCTGTATGGATATGACCCCACACAGGTGTATGCCATGCTTTATTTACCGAAAATAGCAGAAGGCCTGCTCATCAAAGTTGGACGCTTTATTTCACCAGCTGATATTGAAGCGCAGTGGGCGCCGGACAACTACCTCTATTCCCACTCGCTGATGTTTACAGTAGACCCGTACACGTTTACCGGTGTACATGCCGCACTCCGATTAAATGCGCACTGGCAGTTGTTTGCCGGCGTACATGGAGGCAACGACATGGCGCCCTGGAGCAAGTCATCCAGCGTGAACGGCCTGTTCATGGCCCGATGGGTTTCCGGCAATAACAACAACTCCCTGTATGGCGGTATCAATTCACTGGGACGGGGCTATTACAAAAATGAACACGACAACCTGCAGATGGCCGTACTCACATGGGGTCACCGCTTCAGTTCCATGGTTCATATGAATACGGAAGTCTATTATATGTGGCAACATGATGCAGCAGTGGGTGGCACCGCTATCGACGGGCCGGCTAAAGAATGGTACATGAACACCGGCCTTGGGGATATTATCCCGGGCGTAGCATCTGCCGTGGGCGCCGTGAATTACTTCCAGGTACAGCTGTCCCCTGCGAAAGATTATCTGTGTGTACGCAACGATCTGCTCAATGATCCGCAGGGTAACCGTACCGGTTTCAGCACGCTGTACACCAGTCATACCATTGGCTGGGTACATCACTTCAGCCCATTATTGCGGATACGGCCGGAAGTTCGCTATGAGCGGGCCTGGCGCAATGATGCCACCCCTTATGACAATGGCCTTCGCCGTGACCAGTTCACCGCCGCAATGGACCTGATTGTTCGTTTCTGA
- a CDS encoding HEAT repeat domain-containing protein: MDLSQTIATIRERRNAGTEQALLMLDMVPLSDTDNKYSLLSAAAHYLNDPALISKWIGLIAAETDTRLKADMLQRLAATGLQQVPDKQGFADLLATSLQQDESRDIILPLLGRLSLIYPPARERLIAFYQQQHNADVNRQILSWLLIPVQATEADLAFYRSLLDSTDTDDKLLLLNRLLLRDQLTPEQIAQQLQPATPAVIKEMVLRFCFDRSTVPEAALCTLVRADKTPQIRKWSIQLLAVHGVSNNDVLDTLLHALREDPDPAVRQAAMFVFAYSLTLTPAIIEHLTRCLQTEKHMQVALQLLQLLAPYTEKNEALTEALWQLPDRDIPVDLAATLYDILGRQVPVKPALLEKFMAAYEKEQHDACKAIILKAITSAMNTGESWNRFYLRALEAPSAAIRSWAVQAILYIPLTPDNTSTIAAAAPVLLHPEIPHQQRQLLARKISCIPQLPAAAVQVFSKLADHSNDAELQRLATKVQEKAISHNGGTQINWEQWLHKAEVTRDLNGIFPHIWLFYDDNPQMADKILFAAINPANSNSLYQSGVTDIEILNFLSVKTGINDDMSRYALNQLLHTDLGNESKFKWYLLVLKSNPANAELREGLWLLLEKRGRYINMIQLDELLRIIWKEQLEAVFRQHLLQQTTAAGAVPYLQHLEANNTWEPMPVLLKEAAQLPGMLQDSSFKEALQRACRAAGLDVDDLLRSAAPPAAPEADGPGFAD; this comes from the coding sequence ATGGACCTTAGCCAAACCATCGCCACCATCCGCGAACGCAGGAACGCCGGCACCGAACAGGCGCTGCTGATGCTAGATATGGTGCCGCTCTCCGATACAGACAATAAATATTCGCTGCTCTCCGCGGCGGCCCATTACCTTAATGATCCCGCCTTGATCAGCAAATGGATCGGGCTTATTGCCGCCGAGACAGACACCCGGCTGAAAGCGGACATGCTGCAACGCCTCGCCGCCACAGGGCTGCAACAGGTCCCGGACAAGCAAGGCTTCGCCGACCTGCTGGCCACATCGCTGCAACAGGACGAATCCAGGGACATCATCCTGCCCCTGCTGGGCAGGCTCTCCCTCATTTATCCGCCCGCACGGGAACGCCTCATCGCTTTTTATCAACAACAACATAACGCTGATGTCAACCGGCAAATCCTTTCATGGCTGCTGATACCCGTTCAGGCTACGGAGGCCGACCTGGCCTTCTACCGCAGCCTGCTGGACAGCACTGATACGGACGACAAACTGCTGCTGCTGAACCGGCTCCTGCTGCGCGACCAGCTGACACCGGAGCAGATAGCACAACAGCTGCAGCCCGCCACGCCGGCTGTTATCAAAGAGATGGTGCTGCGTTTCTGTTTTGACCGCTCCACCGTTCCCGAAGCGGCCCTGTGTACGCTCGTTCGCGCGGATAAAACACCGCAGATACGCAAATGGAGCATACAACTGCTGGCCGTACACGGCGTCAGCAACAACGATGTGCTGGACACCCTCCTGCATGCATTAAGGGAAGACCCCGACCCGGCCGTAAGACAGGCCGCGATGTTTGTATTCGCGTACAGCCTAACCCTTACACCGGCAATAATTGAGCATCTCACACGCTGCCTGCAAACAGAAAAACATATGCAGGTAGCCTTACAGCTGCTGCAGCTGCTGGCACCCTATACAGAAAAAAATGAGGCCCTGACGGAAGCATTGTGGCAACTGCCGGACCGTGACATCCCGGTCGATCTGGCTGCCACGTTATACGACATACTCGGCCGGCAGGTGCCTGTAAAACCGGCGCTGCTGGAGAAGTTCATGGCCGCCTACGAAAAAGAACAGCATGACGCCTGCAAGGCCATCATCCTGAAAGCCATCACCAGCGCCATGAACACCGGAGAATCGTGGAACCGTTTTTATCTCCGCGCACTGGAAGCACCCTCCGCCGCTATCAGGAGCTGGGCCGTACAAGCCATATTGTACATTCCGCTGACGCCCGACAATACCAGTACTATCGCCGCAGCAGCGCCGGTGTTGCTGCATCCGGAGATACCACACCAGCAACGGCAACTGCTGGCACGCAAAATCAGCTGCATCCCGCAGCTGCCTGCCGCCGCCGTACAGGTGTTCAGCAAGCTGGCAGACCATAGCAACGATGCTGAACTGCAACGCCTCGCCACCAAAGTACAGGAGAAAGCCATCTCCCATAACGGCGGCACACAGATCAACTGGGAACAGTGGCTGCATAAAGCAGAAGTAACCCGCGACCTAAACGGCATCTTCCCGCATATCTGGCTCTTCTACGATGACAATCCGCAGATGGCCGACAAAATATTATTCGCCGCCATTAACCCGGCAAACAGCAATAGCCTGTACCAGTCCGGCGTAACAGACATCGAAATACTCAATTTCCTTTCCGTGAAAACCGGCATCAATGACGACATGAGCCGGTATGCCCTTAACCAGTTACTACATACCGATCTGGGCAACGAATCGAAATTCAAATGGTACCTGCTGGTGCTGAAAAGTAATCCCGCCAATGCGGAGCTGCGGGAAGGCCTTTGGCTGCTGCTGGAGAAGAGAGGACGTTATATCAATATGATACAGCTCGACGAACTGCTGCGCATCATATGGAAAGAGCAGCTGGAGGCTGTTTTCCGGCAACACCTCTTACAACAGACCACCGCCGCCGGTGCCGTGCCTTACCTGCAACACCTGGAAGCCAACAATACCTGGGAACCGATGCCGGTATTGCTGAAAGAAGCCGCGCAATTGCCCGGCATGTTACAGGACAGCAGCTTTAAAGAAGCGTTGCAGCGGGCTTGCCGCGCTGCCGGGCTCGATGTGGACGACCTGCTGCGCAGCGCCGCACCGCCTGCCGCTCCCGAAGCAGATGGCCCCGGCTTCGCCGATTAA
- a CDS encoding formate dehydrogenase accessory protein FdhE: MSEEILLFDILLSTERSTEERLTALSRLRPFLEAAEGITRLCDAVQAETTVAVKTAMLQQLCELDSARVTDHPSYISTLALIACLDPERPLRLMAVSTLASLAAHVDDIQDILAETMAHDLDTAIQLASIQGLRNSVRKSEATIGRIGEYIPQAPAACREALLALVQQLPLPAAATMALQFTGPLEATHLRLTAIGFLAAMPQVPSDALSQLAAMIPTETSLPVREAIISLLAGMRQVDETLFKGIFQALQQMPDLPDLLALVTGRLTAHPELQDAFAALFVATPSAGLKIRLLTLLQQADMPQLIVSGMQDANPYVREATLPLLTSRFAAFQEQLEPALAAAIRQEPLLALRSAMVQVILQTGRKSAETARLLVELATTETDHHLKTQLATAACEVTIQEQFQPALLQLYCDILEGQWYPAALKQQVIDRLQTFSYSDNPHLRKSLGLLLDQAKDIHELDRIYRVLKTLEADFSQLAPSLLQALYRHIAWYPQQPLDEWVKLIGQLAEQHPGLRAELPYLVSVTGATWLLQGAEKADQTGAFLPTLKDAMMKNNGMQSFMEVQRLINDAWNNRTIKKGEIIALYQMLLQTPKSSGLLQQVTGILQQGKLVTPELVTLSLDYILTSQDTEGVYVVRKYLEQAGFIDLEYRERLLRLFTQERYVQFMQHRLPQLHSKRRIQTFNDWEYAGGWTCPYGQWPIADLVFAIEPGDHIMQVFSELPAGEDTNATLPYLVLEHLFRNSNGVWAKQLYGDNQRLEQFLTLLFKGYQQLTARNPLGDRMMYTFWKKWNDYVNRLNGQPAPPALADAATLIYAGVCQLAHRLDPVLKNKQFPQVLKGMNKDLLHQHWPWDQDLWETFSYKNFPVYDPDQEAAVQLFQQAAKTLQAGNHAEGYQLLKDLLARYPHTRQVKEQLSVINNALQQLEEKLRPA; this comes from the coding sequence ATGTCGGAAGAAATCTTATTATTCGATATACTACTATCTACAGAACGCAGTACAGAAGAGCGGCTGACCGCCCTTTCCCGGCTGCGTCCCTTCCTGGAAGCGGCAGAAGGCATTACCAGATTATGCGATGCCGTACAGGCGGAGACAACAGTCGCTGTAAAAACAGCGATGCTACAACAGTTATGTGAACTGGACAGTGCCCGTGTAACGGACCATCCATCCTATATCTCCACGCTGGCCCTCATTGCCTGCCTGGACCCCGAGCGCCCGTTGCGGCTGATGGCCGTCAGCACCCTGGCTTCGCTGGCCGCGCATGTTGACGATATACAGGACATACTGGCCGAAACGATGGCCCATGACCTTGATACAGCTATACAGCTGGCCAGTATTCAGGGCCTGCGAAACAGCGTCCGCAAATCGGAGGCTACCATCGGCAGGATAGGTGAATACATCCCGCAGGCGCCGGCGGCGTGCCGCGAAGCACTACTGGCACTCGTGCAACAGCTGCCCTTACCTGCCGCCGCCACGATGGCCCTGCAGTTTACCGGACCACTGGAAGCCACCCATCTGCGGCTAACGGCAATCGGTTTTCTGGCGGCCATGCCGCAAGTGCCCTCCGATGCGCTGTCACAGCTGGCCGCCATGATACCAACAGAAACATCGTTGCCCGTACGCGAGGCTATCATCAGCCTGCTGGCCGGCATGCGACAGGTAGATGAAACACTGTTCAAAGGCATCTTCCAGGCGTTGCAACAAATGCCGGACCTCCCCGATCTGCTGGCGCTGGTCACCGGAAGGCTTACCGCCCACCCGGAGCTACAGGACGCCTTCGCAGCCCTGTTTGTCGCCACACCGTCCGCAGGGCTGAAGATCAGGCTGCTCACACTGTTACAACAGGCAGATATGCCACAGCTGATCGTCAGCGGGATGCAGGATGCCAATCCATATGTAAGAGAAGCGACGCTGCCGTTGCTGACATCCCGCTTTGCCGCCTTCCAGGAGCAGCTGGAACCGGCACTGGCAGCAGCTATCCGGCAGGAGCCACTACTGGCGCTGCGCAGCGCCATGGTACAGGTAATCCTGCAAACCGGCCGCAAATCCGCAGAGACAGCGCGTTTGCTCGTAGAACTGGCCACCACGGAAACAGACCATCACCTGAAAACACAACTCGCCACCGCCGCGTGTGAGGTGACCATACAGGAACAATTCCAGCCGGCGCTGTTACAGCTGTATTGTGACATCCTGGAGGGACAGTGGTACCCTGCCGCTCTCAAACAACAGGTGATCGACCGGCTGCAAACCTTCTCCTACAGCGACAACCCGCATCTTCGTAAAAGCCTCGGCCTCCTGCTCGACCAGGCTAAAGATATCCATGAGCTGGACCGCATCTACCGCGTGCTGAAAACACTGGAAGCAGATTTCAGTCAGCTGGCCCCTTCCCTGTTACAGGCACTCTACCGGCACATCGCCTGGTACCCGCAGCAGCCACTGGATGAATGGGTGAAACTGATCGGCCAGCTGGCGGAACAACATCCGGGCCTAAGAGCGGAACTGCCTTACCTGGTGTCTGTCACCGGCGCCACATGGCTGCTACAGGGCGCAGAAAAAGCAGACCAGACAGGCGCCTTCCTGCCCACGCTCAAAGATGCCATGATGAAAAACAACGGCATGCAGAGCTTCATGGAAGTGCAACGCCTCATCAACGACGCGTGGAACAACCGCACCATCAAAAAAGGCGAGATCATTGCGCTGTACCAGATGCTGCTGCAAACGCCGAAGTCCTCCGGGCTGCTGCAACAGGTGACCGGCATCCTGCAACAAGGCAAGCTGGTAACACCGGAACTGGTGACCCTCAGCCTCGACTATATCCTTACTTCACAGGACACGGAAGGCGTATATGTGGTCCGCAAATACCTGGAGCAGGCAGGCTTCATCGACCTGGAGTACCGGGAACGGCTACTCCGGCTGTTTACACAGGAACGGTATGTACAGTTTATGCAGCACCGCCTGCCGCAGCTGCATTCCAAACGCCGCATACAAACATTCAACGACTGGGAATATGCCGGTGGATGGACCTGTCCGTACGGCCAGTGGCCAATTGCAGACCTGGTATTTGCAATTGAACCGGGAGACCATATCATGCAGGTGTTCAGCGAACTGCCGGCAGGTGAAGATACCAACGCCACATTGCCTTACCTGGTGCTGGAGCACCTGTTCCGCAATAGCAACGGCGTATGGGCGAAACAGTTATATGGCGACAATCAACGGCTGGAACAGTTCCTCACCCTGCTTTTCAAAGGATATCAGCAGCTCACCGCCCGCAACCCGCTGGGCGACCGGATGATGTACACCTTCTGGAAAAAATGGAATGACTATGTGAACCGCCTCAACGGCCAGCCGGCTCCGCCTGCCCTCGCAGATGCCGCCACGCTTATATACGCAGGCGTATGTCAGTTGGCGCATCGACTGGACCCCGTCCTGAAAAACAAACAGTTCCCGCAGGTGCTTAAAGGAATGAACAAAGATCTGCTGCATCAGCACTGGCCCTGGGACCAGGACCTTTGGGAGACTTTTTCCTACAAGAACTTCCCGGTATACGACCCTGATCAGGAAGCGGCCGTGCAGCTGTTTCAACAGGCCGCTAAAACCTTACAGGCGGGCAATCATGCCGAAGGCTACCAACTGCTGAAAGACCTGCTGGCACGGTATCCGCACACCCGGCAGGTGAAAGAACAACTGTCTGTGATTAATAATGCATTGCAACAGCTGGAAGAAAAACTTCGTCCTGCATAA